The Xiphophorus couchianus chromosome 6, X_couchianus-1.0, whole genome shotgun sequence genomic interval aaatatttcagtttattttgatcaaatttcagcttttaatattttttatttaaggttttgagaactaaaaataatttaggtttcaataaaaatgtaaattgtttaTAAATGTGCAGAAACTCAACTTTGAATGTTGATTTAAGTGAATTGGAGGAAAAGTTCAGGCTGGAGTCGATCTTCATCACCAGCCGATCATAATGTCATCAGAAACGGTTCTGATCCGATTTGAGTTCAgttccctcctcttcctctctgggTGTCCAGACTCCAAGCTGGGGGCAGCAGAGGTGTGGACGTCCCGCCAGGCGCTGCAGGACCTCTACCAGAAGATGCTGGTGACGGACCTGGAGTACGCTCTGGACAAGAAGGTGGAGCAGGACCTgtaagctgctgctgcacacacacacacacacacacacacgtggtcattgaatcaattaatcgcagGATAGATTAAACTAAACTCAATAATCtccatttgcattatttgctgtttttctcttcccACCACTAACTGGGTGATAAACTCTGCTAAActtattttaaaggataattttgttttctgattatttatttttgtttattttggatatttaaaatgtcatccagtgttaaatgttcatcagaatttaaagtttgttctttGTGAATGTGTTCTTGTGTTATTATATCATTATCTTTATATTTGTCTGAAACACCAACATTATGATTTTGTTCATGTTGACAGCAGTCTGTCTGTTTTGGCCGCTGCAGCTTCCATACCTGTGGTCACCTGGtgaggaggcggggcttagcgctcCACGCAGACGGAATGAGCTGAGAACCatcaacaagtttttttttgttgtttttatttaatatttgtattagaAGGGAAAGAGACATTACAGGCAAAATCTTTACTCTTAACAAAGTATGCCGTGATATACATCTTCTTTATGGCATCGATAGAAACGAACAGGTTACAGAAATAGAAGAGGTAGAAAGTACCTAACTGACAAAAGGCATACAATTTACCTCctgagtatttttctttttatcaacaagtttttaatagaataaataaCTTAGTTTAAAGTTCAGGACCAGCGAGTTTTATGAGTTATgagaaaactgtgttttatcaTCACCTGGTTGATCACCAGGAAACATGACGACCGTTCagaaccagagaagaagaagaagttggcAGCAGTTAGCAGCAGCTAGCAGCAGTTAGCAGCAGCTAGCAGCAGCTAACGGTTGAACTGAGAGCTGAAGGTTTTTATGCTCTCTCTCTATgatctttattttccttcaggaATGAAACAAACTTCGCCATCTTCGGGTTTGTCTCTGTCCcctggtgacctctgacctttctgGTTTGCTGTTGCTGCAGGTGGAACCACGCCTTCAAGAACCAGATCACCACGCTGCAGAGCCAGGCCAAGAACCGGGCCAACCCGAACCGCAGCGAGGTCCAGGCCAACCTGTCGCTGTTCCTGGAGGCCGCCAGCGGCTTCTACACCCAGGTACGACCCGGttccggttccggttctggtgCCGAGTGGCTGTGTCTGATCGGCTGCTGCTgtgttgcagctgctgcaggagctCTGCACCGTCTTCAACGTGGACCTGCCGTGCCGGGTCCGATCGTCTCAGCTCGGCATCATCAGCAACCGGCAGGGCGGCGGCAGCGCCATCGTCACGCCGCAGCCCAGCTCCTGCTCCTACATCTGCCAGCACTGCCTGGTCCACCTGGGAGACATCGGTCAGCAGAACCTCGGCCCGCCGCTCGCCGTCTGGCTCTGATCCGCTCTGACCCGGTCCGTGTTTCTGTCTTTCAGCTCGCTACCGAAACCAGACCAGCCAGGCGGAGTCGTACTACCGACACGCGGCCCAGCTGGTTCCGTCCAACGGTGAGTCGCACCGGGTCCACCCCAGACCCACtcggttctgatggttctgctGCTCCGGTCCTGCTGGTCTGGTACCGTTGAGGTGTTCTCTGTTTCAGCACAGAGACTCGGTATCAGTTTTTGACCCGTTCAGGATGAACCCGACCTTTTTCTCCGGTTCCCCTGTGACCCTGATCCAGGTCCAGTGACCCGGTTTAGGAATGTTGGGTTGCTGGTTGGAAACCCAACTGACCTCCAGCAGCCATGTTTGTAGTCTCTGACTGACGTTCGGCAGCCATGTTTGTAGTCTCTGACTGACGTTCGGCAGCCATGTTTGTAGTCTCTGACGATAGGCAGCCATGTTTGTAGTCTCTGGCTGACGGCTCTGCTCGGTCTGCAGGTCAGCCCTACAACCAGCTGGCCATCCTGGCCTCCTCTAAAGGCGATCACCTCACCACCATCTTCTACTACTGCCGCAGCATCGCCGTCAAGTTCCCCTTCCCTGCTGCCTCCACCAACCTGCAGAAGGCCCTGTCCAAGGCCCTGGAGAGGTACCGGCCCGAACCCGGCCCCGACGCCGTGCATCGATACCGTGTAACCGctcctctgtgtctctgcagcCGCGACGACGTGAAAACCAAGTGGAGCGTTTCTGATTTCATCAAAGCCTTCATCCGGTTCCACGGACACGTCTACCTGAGCAAGAGTCTGGACAAGCTGGACGCTCTGCGGGAGAAACTGGAGGAGCAGTTCCAGGTAGCGCACCTGCACCTGGACCAGCCGGTTCTGGGCCCGGACCCGGCGTCAtcgcctctctctctctctgtgtgtgcagAGGCTGATCCTGCAGAAAGCCTTCAGCTCCCAGCAGCTGGTCCACATCACCGTCATCAACCTGTTTGAGCTGCATCACCTCAGAGACCTGACGGCCGACGGCGGAGAGCCGAGCGGCGCCGAGCAGCAGGTCAGCTGGTTCCAGCTGCTCGGACTCTTCAGTAAGAACCGCCGTCCCTCCCGTCTCCTCAGTGTCCCTCCCGTCTTCTCAGTGTCCTTCCCGTCTCCTCAGTGTCCTTCCCGTCTCCTCAGTGTCCTTCCCGTCTCCTCAGTGTCCCTCCCGTCTCCTCAGTGTCCCTCCCGTCTCCTCAGTGTCCTTCCTGGGTGTGATGTGCGGCCGGATTCTGCTCAATAAGACCCGGGGGGAGGACATCATGGGGGAGTGTCCTCTGCCGGCCATCAAGTTGTCTCTGGATTGGCTGAAGCTGAGGACCAGcatcttccaggaagctgcCGTGGAGAACAGGAAGTAGTGAGTCCAGCTTCCTGTTGCTGTTGCGTTGCGGCGTCTGAACCGCTGAGACCAGAACGTGTCCTTTGTGTCTCCGCAGCGTCTGGCCGTGGCTGGTGTCCATCCTCAACAGCTTCCAGCCCAGGGAGGAAGACCTGTCCTCTTCCTCAGGTGCGGCCCGGATGAAGAGCTTCGGTCCATGGCTCTGAATGCTGCAGCGGTAAATGTTCTGAGGAGGTTGGTGGTTCCTGAGGTGCGTTTGTTTCGCCCACAGCGCTGCCGCTGCCGGAGGAGTTTGAGCTGCAAGGCTTCCTGGCGCTGCGTCCGGCTCTGCGCTGCCTGGACTTCACCAAAGGTCACCAGGGCATTCTGGTGGACCGGGACGGCCTGCCGGTCCATGCCCGCCACCAGCGCCTCGTCGCTCTGGGGAAGTGGGTCGCCGACAGTCAGCCAGGGTGAGACTCGCCGCTCCGCCTCTCAGCGCCTCTGAGACCCAGACGGGTCAGAACCGAACACGTGTCCTGTCTCGGCAGGCTGATCCGGTGCCAGGTGAACGAGGACggcctgctcctcttcctcaccgaCATCCCGGAGGAGGCCGTCCAGGAGCCGCAGGAGAAGGAGGCCCCGGTGCTGCAGGAGTCGTCCAACGGCGAGCAGACGCTGAACGACGGCGGGAACTCGGGCCTGAAGTCGGTGCTGTCCGCCGGGAAGACCCAGAGCTCCTGGTCCGACGGCAACGAGCGGCCCGTCGTCACCTTCAAGGAGAACATCAAGCCCAGGGAGCAGAGCCGGGAACCGGGCCGGAACCAGCTGCCGAAAGAGCTCAGCAAGGAGCGCCGCGACTTCCCCAAGGGCAACGGCACGGCCGCCGCCAAGATGGAGCCCAAGAGGGACGGGAAGAGGAAGAGCGAGGTGAAGAAGGCCTCGCACGAGAAAGCAGCCGACGTCGGGAAGCAGGTCGGACCATAACTGACCCGGTTCTGCCGCTTGGCCCGGTCCTGGTCCACGCAGTAACCGCTGTCCCCCCTCAGGTGAAGGCTCAGACGGAGCTGAGAAAGACTCCGGTGTCAGAGGTCAAGAAGACTCCGGTCACACAGACCCAGAGCACCGGATCGTCCCAGTTCATCCCCATCCATCACCCCGGAGCCTTCCCACCGCTGCCCAGCAGACCCAGTAAGGTTCACCCTGAAACCAGTTAGTTATGTAGAACATGATGCCAGTAGAAAATCACACTAGAACAAGgaatgaaataaacatatttctgtttcttaacATGTTTGAAATGAGTTGGAAGAAACTTATGAACTCGATGGATCGtcatgattaaataaaaaatatcaactgTCTAAATATATTCACtcattttatgatttattattcaCCCATCAGCTCTAACTCTTATGACAACGACCTcatgtttcctttaaatcacattttgaatttgttttagctCCTCAATTAACTTGTTCTATAATTTTACACCATGGATTGAAAAACGACCGCAATACAACGTTACCATGGCAACGGAGCTGGGAGAcgctccacttcctgtctgagaCACGAGGAACAACCGGCTGACCTCTAATCTGACCCAGAGAGAGCTTGTTGTGTTACTCTTATATCCAGCACTAGTCCAGCCGTTCAGGCTTTAAATTGGACCCGTGGTTCTGAATCTGGGCCCGGTTCAGTCGCCCACAGAACCGGGTCACAGAGATCCTGAAGTCTCTGTTCAGGTTGATGAAAGCTGGTAGACGTTGGTCAGGATGTTTAGATGCTGCCagtcttttactgtgaaagGAAAGCAGATTTAACTTCCTGTGTTTCTCCGTAGGTTTCCCGCCCTCGGCCTACGTGATCCCGCCCCCGGTGGCGTTCCCAGGAATCCAGGTGAATCCGGGTTTCACCTTCCCTGCCGGAGTGTCTGTCCCCGCTTCCTTCCTGCAGTCGGCCGTCCACCAGCAGGCGGGCGGCCAGGCTGGGAAGCAGTCCCACATTCCCTACAGCCAACAGAGGCCGTCGGGGCCGGGGGCCTCGGGCCAGGTCCCCTcagcccagcagcagcagccgtcTCCCCAGCAGGCCCTGCAGCAGTCGGTGCAGCTGCAGGTCCAGGCCCTCGGCCAGCAGCAGCAATCCCCCACCAAGCCGGGGCAGCAGGGCGGGATGGGCAAGAGTCCGCCGCACCACCCAGGGCTGCAGCAGGTAGGGACGGCCGCCCCGACCCGAGTCAGAGCCGGGTCAGGTGACTCATTAAACCGATTTAAACTCCTTGTTGAGCCGTCCTCAGCGGTTGACTGGAGCTCGTTTGAAGACGGGCTCAGAAACCCTCTGAGGTTTGGAGGACTCTGACATCATAGCTGAACCAGTGAcgcatattttaaatttatccTTGCATTAATTAAACTATTAAAGCAAATTCACTCATAGGCACAACTTCTGCAAATCTGTCCACATCCTGTTTCCACTAGAACGTGTTCTCTAGGAATTTTATCCACTtgtataaaaatagaaaatacttGATGGGAAGAAGTTACTTTGATTTAGGGAAGGAGACGGTGAGTTTTGGGATTAAACTTTCCCCAACAGGGTCAGCTGTGCCATGAGACAACTGTCCATGGAGTTTATTATGTTGACACTCGATCTGAATGAAGGGATGCAtgatatatatttgaaaatatttcaacacaaGTTATCGATCACACTAACTTATTTATTGATGTAGTGATCCTAAACACAAAAAGTATCTGGTCTGACCCCAGGCTGACCCCAGGCTGACCTGCGAATAATGAACTCTGCCATCCATTTGGTTCGACAGGGACGGTTCCTATCGTACGAAGGAAGTTATTTTGCGGTTTGTCCATGAAGTTGTGGCGCTTTATAAACCTGCGGTGCAAAGCCGGAGCGCCAATCGTTGTTCTCTGTTTATCTGCATGCGTCTCCGCTCCACCCGCCGCGCGCTTCACTGTGCAGCAGCTCCAGGACGATGCAACACGAGGGCCGTCTCAGtgaagttgttgttttcaggCTGACTCTGTTCTGAGACTCTGCAGGTTTCTGCGGCTTCCTGAACGTTTCCTCTCTGAACAGTTCATGCAGGTCCAGGACCAGCCGGCCCTGTGGAGCCAGTCTCAGGCGGCGCTGCAGAAGCTTTCCCCCCTGCAGATGTCcatgaaacagcagcagcagttcttCATGGTGGACCCGGACGCCCTGAAGCTGTACGAACAGCAGCTGCCGGGCCCCCAGCCTCACATCTCCAACATGGACAAGAAGATGAAGTTCCCTGACGTTAAGATGCAGGACTTCTACTGGGAGCCGTCGTACCGCATGGACCGGATGGGGGAGGGGCTGGCCCTGATGGCGGAGCGCATGAAGAGGGCCCCGCCTGCTGGGATGTGTGCGGAGCTGGAGGGCCCCGCGGGGCCCCGTGGGCCTTCATTCGAGGTCAGCTGAGAGAAGACCCtgctgtgtctctctctctctctctctttctcagaaTGCGTTAGCCGCCTGCTGGTCAGTTTAGGAACTGCACACTGAgtctctgctgcagctttagtgaaactcttccttccttccactGTTCTTACTGGCTTGCTCTCTTTCTGTtctcccctcttcctcctcttgctcTTCCTCTCCTGGCTCCCTCTCTCACCAGGACAAGAGCTCGCCCTTCCTCCCTCCTGACCTGTTAAAAACTCTAGCAGACctggaggaggacgaggagctGATCTTTGCTAAGCCTCCTGATTTCTTCCAGGCCCTGGCCGGCCCTCTTAGCTCTGCTCCCGGACCAAATATCTTTGTATGtagcctcctcttcctcttcctcttcctcatccagCTGCTCAGCATGccccctccctctcctccccaGGCTGTTTTAGATCTAGAAACTGAAAGTTATTTTCTGCTTCATTCCTCGGTCTTCCTAACTCAGACTCAGTTAGATCTGTTAAGCAGATGAacgtgtcacttcctgtttgctggtTTTCAGTCTGCCCTCCGTCTCTGCAGCTGCCCAGCCAGAGCAGGATGGAGAGCAGCCAGGAGGCCGTCAGCCAGTCGTCCTCTCTGCTGCCCAGCGCCGGCTTCCCCATGCAGGTCAGGACCTCCGTCTGAACAACCAGTTCTTCTCTTCTCAGAATGTTTCAGCCAtcaaacaaactgaataaaatcaaaccTTTCTGTGTTTGGGTCAGTCTCAAGTTACACCTTTGGACTCAGGAGGATTATTGTTTGGTTTAATTGGCTCCAAATGAAACCGTTCCAACATGTTGTCCAGCAGCAGGGTGATTCCTCCTATTTGGGTTTTCAGCAGGTCGTCCTTCCAGAAAACTTTCCCAGCAGATTGTGCAGGAACGCAGTGTTTCTCTGGTGTCGAACCTGATGAGCTGTTTTGCAGATGCGTAGCAGCAGATGTAAAGTTTGTCTTCCTAAATGGAAGAACTTattgactaaataaataaaacatttctgacctGCAGAAAATAGAAATGACTCGAACTGAACCGTCTGACGACATCAAGTCACATGAAACGTCTGAGAAAGCAGCAAATGAAACGATCTAAAGGAACAGATCAGAAAGCAAAGTGTCTGAACCGGTTCAGAATATTTCTGGAACATTAAAGAACGAATAAAGGAGTAAAAACTTTCCtggtctgtttgtgtttctgcaggatTTCACCCAGAACAGCATCTTCAGTCAGGCGTACGGTAAAAACCTGCCGCCCAGCTCCAAAGCCGACGCTCCCATGATGCAACAGGAGCCCTCCCTGTACTCCCTGTTCGAGGGAAACCCCTGGTCCCCCTCCCTCCCTGCCAGCTCAGGTACGGTCCGGCCACACAGGTGTTCTTTAGCCAGGCTGCGGCGCCTTTAACCAcgctgctctctgattggcagACCACTCCACCCCGGCCAGCCAATCCCCTCACTCCTCCAACCCCAGCAGCCTGCCCTCCTCGCCCCCCACCCACAACCACGGAGCCGCGTCCTTCTCCAACTTCGGGCCCATAGGCACTCCGGACAGCCGGGACCGGCGGGTGGTGGACCGATGGAAAGCCGAGAAACCGGGTGAGTTTCAGGGTCGGGGGGTAAACATGAGGCTCCCGTCCTCTGGTTGGACCGCAGTCTGCTGCTCTGGGTCTCCGCTGAGGCTGGAAACATCAGGCTGATGTTGGCGCTCTGACTTCATTTCCTGTCCAGACTGGTTTTGATTTTGAGCTGTGGTGCTGCAGTGACCCCCAGTGGCGATCTGAGGCTCTGCAGTGTGAATCTGTTTTCCTGTTGAAATCAATgaaaacttttagttttcttctgcGTTTAGAGGCGTAGAGATCTGATGAGTGAATGAGTTCAGCTTCCCTTTCCAGTTTACTCTTTTCTAATAACGGTTTATCATCAGATATTGTAATAAACTCATTCCTTTGGACCAAAGTGCTACTTTTGATTCTTCCTTCTGTccaatataatatttttagttttgctttgtaTCTGTTGTGATGTGTTTATCTGATTCTTCCACTGTGGGAAAATGAAGTCATTTCGTGTTTGTGATGCTGCGTTCAGGGACCGGCTTCGGCCTGGACTACCTCCCAGCTGCTGCCTCCGCCGCGCCGCCCGACTCCAGCTGGCATCAGGCCGGCTCGGCGGGGAGCTCCTGGACCAATCAGGAGTCTCCCATGGAGGAGTCGTCCTCCACCGTGCTGCTGGACAGCCTGAAGGTACCGGCTCTCCTCTGACCACATCGTCACTCACTTCCTGGTTGGGACGGCTGTTAGCCACTAAAGCTAACGCAGCCATTACTGCAAACCGAGCGACGTCCATAAAACCAGACGGTTCTGATGCCGGATGGACTTTACTTCTTATcacatttcctttaaatatGATTTCAGTTAAAGATGAGGAAAGTGCAGatgtttgaaaacataaaatctaaattatccATTAATGTAAATCTATAAACAGCTTCTGtcaatatttaagaaatttatcttttatattagacaatttaacaggaaaaaaatctcattaagtATTAAACTATTTGATAAGTGTTATAAATATGTCAATGTTCTGTGAATGAATGAGAGTTGGtccagtttttatcttttattgaaCGTTTTTTCCAGCGGTTTGTGAAAAAACGACTCGGCTGCATCAGAAAcatcaacattaaaaacattcagtctgttggcTTCCTGTTCATTTAGTGATCATTAATAAGTGATCGTCTGATCGCAGCGTATTGATCAGATATGTAATCAGCTGATCTGTCAGACGGTAGGAGGATTAATGTTCATCGAAACGCATCAAACTGCAGCAGAGCCTCATGTTGAGGTTGACAGACTAGGACAGCTGacctgcagctgtgtgtgtgtgtgtgtgtgtgtgtgtaaacctttttttaaataaaactgaaatgtaatcTCAGATATTATCTAGCTGTACTTTTGACAAAAGGTAAACACGCGTTTCTTCTTCAGGTTTTattgtttgtcattttcatgcATCGTAATATTAATGTGAGTCCAGTAATGATGTTTCCCCTGCAGTCCATCTGGTCCAGCTCCATGATGCAGCCCGGCCCGTCGGCGCTGgagcagctcctcctgcagcagaagcagaagctGCAGCGAGGCCACGGCGCCATGAACCCGCCGCACTGAAGGGCAGCGCCAGGCGGCGCTTTTGTCCGGAAGAATCACCACCAGGAGGAACGGAAGgaaccaaacacacaaaaaattaaagtgGCGAGGAGCGGTGGAGGCTGGGGAGGCGACGCGACCCCCCGACGAGGCTCAATCACCACCCCACCCCTCTCGGCTGTTCGAGGAGCGGTGGCGCCCGCATCGGAGGGCGACCGCGGTGCCACGCCGCCGCCGGCTTCCTTCAACCGGCGGGAACCTGAACTTTGAGGAACCCCCCCAGCAACACCTCGGACCCCCTGATTCAGACAGACGCCTCCCCCCTCACCCAGAAATCTGGTTTCTTCTTGGGAAAACGGTTGGAGCTCCTGGACGTCTGCTTGGTCCTGAGGCAGACGGGGGGCGAGGGCGGGCTGGTGTTCGGGTTTAAGGGGAGGCCAGGTGGAGCGCCGGGGGCGGACAACCAGACTGGACTTTCTGACTCT includes:
- the smg7 gene encoding nonsense-mediated mRNA decay factor SMG7 isoform X1, which produces MNLCAQYLRQAEALKADMTDSKLGAAEVWTSRQALQDLYQKMLVTDLEYALDKKVEQDLWNHAFKNQITTLQSQAKNRANPNRSEVQANLSLFLEAASGFYTQLLQELCTVFNVDLPCRVRSSQLGIISNRQGGGSAIVTPQPSSCSYICQHCLVHLGDIARYRNQTSQAESYYRHAAQLVPSNGQPYNQLAILASSKGDHLTTIFYYCRSIAVKFPFPAASTNLQKALSKALESRDDVKTKWSVSDFIKAFIRFHGHVYLSKSLDKLDALREKLEEQFQRLILQKAFSSQQLVHITVINLFELHHLRDLTADGGEPSGAEQQVSWFQLLGLFMSFLGVMCGRILLNKTRGEDIMGECPLPAIKLSLDWLKLRTSIFQEAAVENRKYVWPWLVSILNSFQPREEDLSSSSALPLPEEFELQGFLALRPALRCLDFTKGHQGILVDRDGLPVHARHQRLVALGKWVADSQPGLIRCQVNEDGLLLFLTDIPEEAVQEPQEKEAPVLQESSNGEQTLNDGGNSGLKSVLSAGKTQSSWSDGNERPVVTFKENIKPREQSREPGRNQLPKELSKERRDFPKGNGTAAAKMEPKRDGKRKSEVKKASHEKAADVGKQVKAQTELRKTPVSEVKKTPVTQTQSTGSSQFIPIHHPGAFPPLPSRPSFPPSAYVIPPPVAFPGIQVNPGFTFPAGVSVPASFLQSAVHQQAGGQAGKQSHIPYSQQRPSGPGASGQVPSAQQQQPSPQQALQQSVQLQVQALGQQQQSPTKPGQQGGMGKSPPHHPGLQQFMQVQDQPALWSQSQAALQKLSPLQMSMKQQQQFFMVDPDALKLYEQQLPGPQPHISNMDKKMKFPDVKMQDFYWEPSYRMDRMGEGLALMAERMKRAPPAGMCAELEGPAGPRGPSFEDKSSPFLPPDLLKTLADLEEDEELIFAKPPDFFQALAGPLSSAPGPNIFLPSQSRMESSQEAVSQSSSLLPSAGFPMQDFTQNSIFSQAYGKNLPPSSKADAPMMQQEPSLYSLFEGNPWSPSLPASSDHSTPASQSPHSSNPSSLPSSPPTHNHGAASFSNFGPIGTPDSRDRRVVDRWKAEKPGTGFGLDYLPAAASAAPPDSSWHQAGSAGSSWTNQESPMEESSSTVLLDSLKSIWSSSMMQPGPSALEQLLLQQKQKLQRGHGAMNPPH
- the smg7 gene encoding nonsense-mediated mRNA decay factor SMG7 isoform X2 is translated as MNLCAQYLRQAEALKADMTDSKLGAAEVWTSRQALQDLYQKMLVTDLEYALDKKVEQDLWNHAFKNQITTLQSQAKNRANPNRSEVQANLSLFLEAASGFYTQLLQELCTVFNVDLPCRVRSSQLGIISNRQGGGSAIVTPQPSSCSYICQHCLVHLGDIARYRNQTSQAESYYRHAAQLVPSNGQPYNQLAILASSKGDHLTTIFYYCRSIAVKFPFPAASTNLQKALSKALESRDDVKTKWSVSDFIKAFIRFHGHVYLSKSLDKLDALREKLEEQFQRLILQKAFSSQQLVHITVINLFELHHLRDLTADGGEPSGAEQQVSWFQLLGLFMSFLGVMCGRILLNKTRGEDIMGECPLPAIKLSLDWLKLRTSIFQEAAVENRKYVWPWLVSILNSFQPREEDLSSSSALPLPEEFELQGFLALRPALRCLDFTKGHQGILVDRDGLPVHARHQRLVALGKWVADSQPGLIRCQVNEDGLLLFLTDIPEEAVQEPQEKEAPVLQESSNGEQTLNDGGNSGLKSVLSAGKTQSSWSDGNERPVVTFKENIKPREQSREPGRNQLPKELSKERRDFPKGNGTAAAKMEPKRDGKRKSEVKKASHEKAADVGKQVKAQTELRKTPVSEVKKTPVTQTQSTGSSQFIPIHHPGAFPPLPSRPSFPPSAYVIPPPVAFPGIQVNPGFTFPAGVSVPASFLQSAVHQQAGGQAGKQSHIPYSQQRPSGPGASGQVPSAQQQQPSPQQALQQSVQLQVQALGQQQQSPTKPGQQGGMGKSPPHHPGLQQFMQVQDQPALWSQSQAALQKLSPLQMSMKQQQQFFMVDPDALKLYEQQLPGPQPHISNMDKKMKFPDVKMQDFYWEPSYRMDRMGEGLALMAERMKRAPPAGMCAELEGPAGPRGPSFELPSQSRMESSQEAVSQSSSLLPSAGFPMQDFTQNSIFSQAYGKNLPPSSKADAPMMQQEPSLYSLFEGNPWSPSLPASSDHSTPASQSPHSSNPSSLPSSPPTHNHGAASFSNFGPIGTPDSRDRRVVDRWKAEKPGTGFGLDYLPAAASAAPPDSSWHQAGSAGSSWTNQESPMEESSSTVLLDSLKSIWSSSMMQPGPSALEQLLLQQKQKLQRGHGAMNPPH